In the genome of Candoia aspera isolate rCanAsp1 chromosome 1, rCanAsp1.hap2, whole genome shotgun sequence, one region contains:
- the LOC134487114 gene encoding LOW QUALITY PROTEIN: uncharacterized protein LOC134487114 (The sequence of the model RefSeq protein was modified relative to this genomic sequence to represent the inferred CDS: inserted 1 base in 1 codon; deleted 1 base in 1 codon; substituted 3 bases at 3 genomic stop codons), which yields MKFLIDTGAGASVVNTRMTTVGKKAMTVQGVGGEVGQRPFLNPMRCKVGGKNIVHEFLYIPECPMPLMGRDMLTKLGAIISFSLHGSTLQMAHDPEKAWRLMCLREKQIDDKWQEFQVPGLWAEDNPPGLAQYQAPLIIPTKWNHQLVQVQRRYYTRGAVQSIQALIATYLEAGILVLTTSSWNTAILPVQKPDGSYRPVQDLRPVNETTETIHPVVPNPYTLLSTIPASATYFSVIDLKDAFFTIPIHTKSQPLFAFEXEDPTSGRRRQYTWTRLAQGFKNSPTLFGAVLGEDLKYFHPVRRDDVLLQYVDGVLVTGRTEGDCWENTRRLLELLVDAGYRASKKKAQLVQQEVKYLGYHLAQGKRTLGRERKEVVARSPEPTNRRELRGFLGLAGYCRLWITNFAIIAAPLYQSTXGGDRDSFIWESPQQEAFLVLKTALLDAPALGLPDLKKPFFLFVDTRQNIALGVLTQQIASWHRPVAYLSKQLDGPAKGWPQCMKVVAVIALLAKEASKLTFAADLIIQTPHAVRTMLENKGHLWLSNQRLYQYQAMLIDNLHLRLEVSENLNPATLLPLPGDCVNHDCLQLLEAQYSCLPDLKDTPLKEAKYNWYTDGSSFMTEGQRVAGYAVVDQVQVVEVGPLPTGASAQVAELWALKRGLQLAEEETVNIWTDSNGGDALQRSPERHDPVAVGNCLADQEARKAATKEGPTPDVSINLALGYPVNPLRYDPVYTQTESAKAQNDLCCTYQSGWYVLPDGRAYVPQSVSWTLVKNTHLQSHMGKTALAQFILKECYIDNIHAYTSRAAQQCSVCARVNPRQGPTLPQGEQPIGYIPMDSITMDFTNLPKAGTYRALLVLVDSYSGWXRAFPVRTKQAKEVIRVLLKHIIPHFGVPSNIASDNGPEFTNKISQGVSRLIGINWKLHCXFHPKSVGRVEQMNRTIKTQLTKVCMETKLKWPNVLPMVLFNIRVTPRQRTGLSPYELMFGRPPVVLKKELMGYPNLTHKGTIGNHEIIQQMQVLNRTVNRLHQYVIEQVPPPLNTICHEFQPGDQVWVKHWKYSNLTPQWKGPHTVIMSSPLAVKVHGGKSWIHWTCLKRAASKDQGKWHVCPTANPLRIKLFKNSPPGTERASSRPTAGSPPEADSLRTGKDVDNRHSAQCKGNMRVGESSTICDHVGGILRKGMCSENLWAKAQRDPPLNPNLQLDCGKPLISQAEVTAVDDLKEGWKGTCQVTLLMDTPPRDNRTARDSERALRKIALLAYLTDPENASLPWTAPDGFYWICGKYAYAQLLPKWCGACVMGIIRPGFFLLPLKQRQVLGVPVYDELGNTRKRRAVPSIGKWNNDEWPLERIVQVYGPATWAEDGMYGYRTPIYLLNCLIRLQAVLEMITNETVKSLMQLAQESVKSRTYIMQNRLALDYQQKEECVENLICQIVALK from the exons ATGAAATTCTTAATCGATACGGGGGCTGGGGCCTCGGTGGTAAATACTCGGATGACAACCGTAGGGAAAAAAGCCATGACTGTGCAGGGAGTGGGGGGCGAAGTCGGGCAGCGCCCATTTCTAAATCCAATGCGCTGCAAAGTGGGAGGAAAGAATATAGTTCATGAATTTTTGTACATACCTGAGTGCCCAATGCCCCTTATGGGCAGAGATATGTTAACCAAATTGGGCGCAATAATTAGTTTTTCTCTGCATGGGTCAACCCTTCAAATGGCCCATGACCCAGAAAAAGCGTGGAGACTTATGTGTCTGAGGGAAAAGCAGATAGATGACAAGTGGCAGGAGTTCCAAGTCCCAGGGCTGTGGGCTGAAGATAACCCCCCTGGGTTAGCCCAGTACCAGGCACCACTGATAATCCCAACAAAGTGGAACCATCAGCTGGTACAGGTTCAACGGCGATATTATACCCGAGGAGCTGTTCAGTCAATCCAGGCTTTAATTGCTACATACCTAGAAGCAGGGATTCTGGTCCTGACAACCTCATCTTGGAATACAGCAATCTTACCCGTTCAAAAGCCTGACGGGTCATATCGCCCCGTGCAAGATTTGAGGCCTGTCAACGAGACCACAGAGACAATCCACCCGGTAGTTCCGAATCCATACACCCTATTAAGTACCATACCTGCCTCTGCTACATACTTCTCAGTGATTGACTTGAAGGATGCGTTTTTCACAATCCCAATACACACCAAGAGCCAACccctt tttgcctttgagtaGGAAGACCCAACGTCAGGGAGAAGGAGACAATACACGTGGACCCGGCTGGCCCAGGGTTTTAAGAACTCACCCACCCTATTTGGGGCCGTGCTGGGAGAAGACCTTAAATACTTTCATCCGGTGCGGCGTGATGATGTCCTGCTCCAATATGTTGATGGCGTATTAGTGACTGGAAGGACAGAGGGGGATTGCTGGGAAAACACCCGTAGGCTACTGGAGTTATTGGTGGATGCCGGCTACCGAGCATCAAAGAAAAAGGCTCAATTAGTACAGCAGGAGGTTAAGTATTTAGGCTACCACCTAGCCCAAGGAAAACGAACCCTTGGACGGGAGAGAAAGGAGGTGGTGGCCAGGAGTCCTGAACCCACAAACAGACGAGAACTGAGGGGATTCTTAGGGCTTGCGGGGTATTGTCGTTTGTGGATCACCAATTTTGCAATAATAGCAGCCCCACTATACCAATCTACCTGAGGAGGTGACCGAGACTCTTTCATTTGGGAAAGTCCACAGCAGGAAGCCTTTCTGGTGCTAAAAACCGCTCTGCTGGATGCCCCCGCGTTGGGACTGCCCGATTTGAAAAAACCATTCTTCCTGTTTGTTGACACTAGACAGAACATTGCCTTAGGAGTCCTAACCCAACAGATCGCCTCATGGCACCGCCCAGTGGCTTACTTATCCAAACAATTGGACGGACCAGCCAAGGGGTGGCCGCAGTGCATGAAAGTGGTGGCCGTCATAGCCTTACTAGCTAAAGAGGCATCTAAACTCACTTTTGCTGCTGACCTCATCATCCAGACGCCCCACGCGGTCCGGACTATGCTGGAAAATAAGGGGCACCTGTGGCTCAGCAACCAAAGGCTATACCAATACCAAGCAATGCTAATTGATAACCTGCACCTCCGTTTGGAAGTGTCTGAGAATTTGAACCCTGCTACCCTGCTTCCTCTTCCTGGCGACTGCGTTAATCATGATTGTTTGCAACTACTAGAGGCCCAATATTCGTGTCTCCCAGATTTGAAGGACACTCCGCTTAAAGAAGCAAAGTACAACTGGTACACAGATGGCTCGAGCTTTATGACAGAGGGGCAAAGGGTCGCAGGATATGCAGTAGTGGACCAGGTGCAGGTTGTGGAGGTGGGACCCTTGCCGACTGGGGCAAGTGCCCAGGTAGCCGAGCTGTGGGCCCTAAAACGAGGTTTGCAGTTAGCTGAGGAAGAAACTGTGAACATATGGACAGATAGCAA TGGCGGTGATGCACTGCAGAGGTCACCAGAAAGGCATGACCCAGTAGCAGTAGGAAATTGCCTGGCGGACCAGGAAGCCCGGAAAGCCGCAACTAAGGAGGGACCCACCCCAGATGTCTCAATTAACTTGGCTCTGGGATATCCGGTCAACCCCTTGAGATATGACCCAGTCTATACCCAAACTGAAAGTGCCAAAGCACAAAACGACCTATGCTGTACCTATCAGAGTGGGTGGTATGTCCTGCCCGATGGACGAGCGTATGTCCCACAATCTGTCAGTTGGACTCTAGTTAAGAATACTCACCTTCAATCTCACATGGGGAAAACGGCGCTAGCTCAGTTCATCTTGAAGGAATGTTATATCGACAACATACACGCGTACACCTCTCGGGCTGCCCAGCAGTGCTCTGTTTGTGCTCGAGTCAACCCCAGACAAGGGCCAACCCTACCACAGGGAGAGCAACCCATTGGATATATACCCATGGATTCTATCACCATGGACTTCACCAATCTCCCTAAGGCAGGGACATATAGGGCCCTGTTGGTGTTGGTTGACTCCTATTCGGGTT CCAGAGCTTTTCCAGTTCGGACTAAGCAAGCTAAAGAAGTAATAAGAGTTCTGTTAAAACATATAATTCCCCATTTCGGGGTACCTTCTAACATAGCCTCAGATAATGGGCCAGAATTTACAAATAAAATCAGCCAGGGGGTCAGCCGGCTCATAGGTATAAATTGGAAGTTGCATTGCTAATTTCACCCGAAGTCGGTGGGACGGGTGGAACAAATGAACCGAACGATTAAGACCCAGCTCACAAAGGTGTGTATGGAGACCAAGCTCAAGTGGCCCAATGTCCTTCCTATGGTTCTGTTCAATATTCGGGTCACTCCACGACAGAGAACTGGACTCTCCCCCTATGAGCTGATGTTCGGCAGACCCCCGGTGGTCCTGAAAAAAGAGCTCATGGGATACCCAAACTTAACTCATAAGGGAACCATAGGGAACCACGAAATAATCCAGCAAATGCAAGTTCTTAATAGGACGGTGAACCGGCTCCATCAGTACGTGATCGAGCAGGTCCCTCCCCCACTGAATACTATATGCCATGAGTTTCAGCCAGGAGATCAGGTGTGGGTTAAACATTGGAAATACTCTAACTTGACCCCCCAGTGGAAGGGGCCCCATACTGTCATTATGTCCTCTCCTCTTGCAGTCAAAGTACACGGAGGGAAAAGTTGGATACACTGGACCTGTTTAAAGAGGGCGGCTTCCAAGGACCAAGGGAAGTGGCATGTGTGCCCGACGGCCAATCCTCTCCGGATTAAACTCTTTAAAAACTCGCCACCAGGAACCGAGAGAGCTTCATCGCGTCCCACTGCTGGGTCACCCCCAGAAGCTGACTCTCTACGCACTGGAAAGGATGTGGATAATCGTCACTCTG CCCAGTGTAAAGGAAACATGAGAGTGGGAGAATCAAGTACAATATGCGATCATGTGGGAGGGATACTGCGAAAGGGAATGTGTTCAGAAAATCTTTGGGCTAAAGCACAGAGAGACCCACCGTTAAATCCTAACCTTCAGCTAGATTGTGGAAAACCCCTCATATCCCAGGCGGAGGTAACAGCAGTGGATGACTTAAAAGAAGGGTGGAAAGGAACATGCCAGGTTACTCTCCTCATGGACACTCCCCCCAG AGATAACCGGACAGCCCGGGACAGTGAACGGGCATTAAGGAAAATTGCCCTTCTGGCGTATCTCACTGATCCTGAGAATGCTTCCCTCCCTTGGACAGCCCCTGATGGGTTCTATTGGATTTGTGGCAAATATGCCTATGCGCAACTACTGCCTAAATGGTGTGGAGCATGTGTTATGGGAATAATTAGGCCAGGTTTCTTTTTGTTACCACTGAAACAACGACAGGTTCTGGGGGTCCCAGTGTATGACGAGCTCGGAAATACACGAAAAAGAAGGGCTGTCCCTAGCATTGGTAAATGGAATAATGATGAGTGGCCCCTAGAAAGAATAGTTCAGGTATATGGACCAGCAACTTGGGCGGAAGATGGAATGTATGGTTATCGCACCCCTATATACTTGCTTAATTGCTTAATACGCTTGCAGGCAGTTTTGGAAATGATTACTAATGAAACCGTTAAAAGCTTGATGCAGCTAGCACAGGAGAGTGTGAAATCACGAACCTATATAATGCAAAATCGCTTAGCGCTAGACTATCAGCAAAAGGAGGAGTGTGTGGAAAATTTAATCTGTCAAATTGTTGCATTGAAATAG